A single genomic interval of Terriglobus albidus harbors:
- a CDS encoding rhamnogalacturonan acetylesterase encodes MRALPVFLLFVCSSAVLGQATQTNPDDAVARPVTKYDNAAPPLNPALPTIFIVGDSTAQNKADLGWGDHFAHYFDTSRVNVANRARAGRSSRTFIHEGAWDAVLSQLKKGDFVLIQMGHNDGGQLDGEKPRGTLKGIGEEQKEVALLDGSKEVVHTYGWYLRKYIADTRARGATPILLSLTVRNIWTDGRIERDMGYDGFIGQTAEAEHVAFVDMATVEADKLEAMGAEKTKLLFPIDHTHTSSEGAELNAGAVVEALRRANSPLTTYLR; translated from the coding sequence ATGCGTGCATTGCCTGTCTTTCTGCTCTTTGTGTGCTCTAGCGCTGTGCTGGGGCAGGCAACCCAAACGAATCCGGACGATGCTGTCGCCCGGCCGGTCACAAAGTACGACAACGCTGCACCACCTCTGAATCCGGCACTGCCGACCATCTTCATCGTGGGAGACTCTACCGCGCAAAATAAGGCAGATCTTGGCTGGGGCGATCATTTCGCTCACTATTTCGATACCTCGCGCGTCAATGTAGCGAATCGAGCCCGCGCGGGGCGTAGCAGTCGGACCTTCATCCACGAAGGTGCATGGGACGCTGTGCTTTCGCAGCTCAAGAAAGGCGATTTTGTCCTGATTCAGATGGGACACAATGACGGCGGCCAACTGGATGGGGAAAAGCCGCGGGGCACTCTGAAAGGAATCGGCGAAGAGCAGAAAGAGGTGGCGCTGCTGGATGGATCAAAGGAAGTCGTTCACACCTACGGCTGGTATCTGCGGAAGTACATTGCGGACACGCGCGCCAGAGGCGCGACGCCGATTCTGCTGAGCCTGACGGTACGCAACATCTGGACGGATGGCCGAATCGAACGGGATATGGGGTATGACGGCTTTATCGGGCAGACGGCTGAGGCGGAACATGTGGCGTTTGTCGACATGGCAACGGTCGAGGCCGACAAGCTGGAGGCGATGGGTGCTGAAAAGACAAAGCTTTTATTTCCCATCGACCACACGCATACCAGCTCCGAGGGCGCGGAGCTGAATGCAGGGGCTGTGGTGGAGGCGCTGCGGCGCGCAAACTCGCCGCTGACTACGTACCTCCGGTAG
- a CDS encoding tyrosine-type recombinase/integrase, whose protein sequence is MSFADLAEEFLRVIEGERGASPHTLRAYRRELKDFATYLAETFGEQRSILKVEHTHIRNYLAVLFDRGLGKPSAARALAAIRSWFKWLAKTGHVQQNPALLVSTPKLPKHLPRVPSVEEVNRVLDSMDSDEEAATWPARERMIWELLYGCGIRNSELVGMDLADIQWKNEVILIRGKGRKERFVPLGDAAAEAIRAYLPEREQRLTSAGKGALVEAGPLLVNARIRGSARLTTRSIGRIVKAIAVSKGLPADVHPHTLRHAFGAHMLEEGADLRAIQEILGHERLSTTQRYTQLTVNQVQRVYDETHPRAR, encoded by the coding sequence ATGAGTTTTGCGGACCTGGCGGAAGAGTTTCTGCGAGTGATCGAAGGCGAACGTGGAGCTTCGCCGCATACCCTGCGTGCGTACCGCCGCGAGTTGAAAGACTTCGCAACGTATCTGGCGGAGACATTCGGCGAGCAGAGAAGCATCCTCAAGGTCGAGCACACACACATCCGGAACTACCTGGCGGTCTTGTTCGATCGGGGTCTGGGAAAGCCATCAGCCGCGCGCGCTCTCGCAGCCATCCGATCGTGGTTCAAGTGGCTGGCGAAGACGGGCCATGTGCAACAAAACCCGGCGCTCCTGGTCTCCACACCGAAATTGCCGAAGCATCTGCCGCGTGTTCCCAGCGTGGAAGAGGTCAATCGCGTTCTTGACTCGATGGATAGCGATGAGGAGGCTGCAACCTGGCCGGCGCGTGAGCGCATGATCTGGGAGCTGCTCTATGGCTGCGGCATCCGCAACTCGGAGCTGGTGGGCATGGATCTTGCAGACATTCAGTGGAAGAACGAAGTCATTCTTATTCGCGGCAAAGGGCGCAAGGAGCGGTTCGTTCCCCTGGGAGACGCTGCCGCAGAGGCGATTCGCGCCTATCTTCCGGAGCGGGAGCAGCGCCTGACATCTGCGGGTAAGGGAGCTCTGGTGGAAGCGGGGCCCCTATTGGTAAATGCGCGGATCCGTGGTTCGGCGCGGTTGACCACGCGTAGCATCGGCCGCATCGTGAAGGCAATTGCGGTTAGCAAAGGTCTGCCGGCGGACGTGCATCCGCATACGCTGAGGCACGCCTTTGGGGCACACATGCTGGAAGAGGGAGCCGATCTGCGTGCCATCCAGGAGATTCTCGGCCACGAACGGCTCTCGACGACCCAGCGATATACGCAACTTACGGTGAATCAGGTGCAGCGCGTCTACGACGAGACGCACCCTCGAGCGAGATAG
- a CDS encoding tyrosine recombinase, protein MSDAAHNSPLLREYMTYLSVEKGLRPLSRESYLRDLEQLAEFLETTHTSLLSATQTQVSAFMEDMRSRHVESRSIARKLSCWRGFYRWLLKDKRIQHDPTVNLETPASWKVLPKSLAETEVGDVLTRAAQMAAHPQAEPQMLRDYAILELLYAGGLRVSEITTLREADLHLDQARVQVRGKGDKERIVPLGVPSIKALERYLKEARPALCGKQFERTLFLSVRGKPLTRDWIWAMVKKWDKRASPHMLRHSCATHMVEHGADLRSVQTLLGHADIATTQVYTHVALGRLKQVHRLHHPRAKRREGAVS, encoded by the coding sequence ATGAGCGATGCTGCCCACAATTCGCCACTGCTGCGCGAGTACATGACGTACCTCAGCGTGGAGAAGGGGCTGCGTCCTCTCTCCCGCGAGAGCTACCTGCGGGATCTGGAGCAGTTGGCCGAGTTTCTGGAGACGACGCACACCTCGCTGTTATCAGCGACTCAGACGCAGGTAAGTGCGTTCATGGAAGACATGCGGTCGCGGCATGTCGAGTCGCGCTCCATTGCGCGGAAGCTGAGTTGCTGGCGTGGCTTCTATCGCTGGCTGCTGAAAGACAAGCGCATCCAGCATGATCCGACCGTAAATCTGGAGACGCCGGCTTCTTGGAAGGTTCTGCCGAAGTCGCTGGCCGAGACAGAAGTGGGTGACGTGCTGACGCGAGCTGCTCAAATGGCGGCTCACCCCCAGGCCGAGCCGCAGATGCTGCGCGATTACGCCATCCTGGAGCTGCTGTATGCCGGCGGATTGCGGGTCAGCGAGATTACGACATTGCGCGAGGCTGATCTGCACCTGGACCAGGCGCGTGTTCAAGTCCGCGGTAAAGGCGACAAAGAACGCATTGTGCCTCTTGGTGTCCCATCCATCAAAGCTTTGGAGCGTTATCTCAAAGAAGCTCGTCCGGCCCTCTGCGGAAAACAGTTTGAGCGTACCCTGTTTCTGAGTGTGCGAGGCAAGCCGCTGACACGCGACTGGATATGGGCGATGGTGAAGAAGTGGGACAAACGCGCCAGCCCGCACATGCTGCGGCATAGCTGCGCCACTCACATGGTGGAGCACGGCGCCGACCTTCGCAGCGTGCAGACCCTGTTGGGCCATGCCGATATCGCCACGACCCAGGTCTATACGCATGTCGCTCTCGGCCGCTTGAAGCAGGTGCACCGGCTGCATCATCCGCGCGCAAAGCGTCGTGAAGGAGCTGTGTCATGA
- a CDS encoding HAD family hydrolase, giving the protein MPVSLSTDQFLASIRTLAPRVAVFDCDGTLWHPDSGSGFMRWSTQTGLFSPEQSAWIEGRHAAYRNGDVDEITICGEMVQVYEGLTDEAIRSSAAEFFRTEIEPFIFPEMFDLVAELQKNGTEIWAVSSTCDWVVEEGASRFHIPPERVLAACVEVKGGIATRTLRDVPSDENKATSLRRVGLPQPDAVFGNSVHDAAMLEIARKPYPVNPTVALAEISHTNGWAVYYPAAVRTL; this is encoded by the coding sequence ATGCCCGTATCACTCAGCACGGACCAGTTTCTCGCCTCCATCCGCACACTCGCGCCGAGAGTCGCCGTCTTCGACTGCGACGGCACCTTGTGGCATCCGGACTCAGGTTCGGGCTTCATGCGCTGGAGCACCCAGACCGGCCTCTTCTCCCCGGAGCAGAGCGCGTGGATTGAGGGCCGTCATGCTGCCTATCGCAACGGCGATGTCGACGAGATCACGATCTGCGGCGAAATGGTGCAGGTCTACGAAGGACTGACCGACGAGGCCATCCGATCCTCCGCGGCCGAGTTCTTCCGTACCGAGATCGAACCCTTTATCTTCCCCGAGATGTTTGATCTGGTTGCGGAGCTGCAGAAGAACGGAACCGAGATCTGGGCTGTCTCCTCCACGTGCGACTGGGTTGTGGAAGAGGGCGCCAGCCGCTTTCATATTCCCCCCGAGCGCGTTCTGGCGGCCTGCGTTGAGGTCAAGGGCGGTATCGCCACCCGAACACTTCGGGATGTTCCGTCGGACGAAAATAAGGCCACCTCACTGCGCCGTGTCGGCCTTCCCCAGCCTGATGCCGTCTTCGGGAACTCGGTCCACGATGCGGCCATGCTTGAGATCGCACGGAAGCCCTATCCCGTAAACCCCACCGTCGCCCTCGCCGAGATCAGCCATACAAACGGCTGGGCAGTTTACTATCCGGCTGCCGTCAGAACTCTCTGA
- a CDS encoding (deoxy)nucleoside triphosphate pyrophosphohydrolase encodes MYVSRAAKKSRRRPGAKEAAKQIRLVVAALILRETETGREVLVCQRRPEQAMALKWEFPGGKIEAGESPEAALRRELNEELGIEAVIGPRITRLRHNYRNGGAVDLQFFTVHEFKGALENRIFNDMQWTLLPRLPEFDFLAADLSLIQDLASGKLL; translated from the coding sequence GTGTACGTGAGCCGAGCCGCGAAAAAAAGCCGACGCCGTCCTGGAGCCAAGGAAGCCGCGAAGCAGATTCGTCTTGTTGTCGCCGCACTGATCCTGCGCGAGACGGAGACTGGCCGCGAAGTCCTTGTCTGTCAGCGACGTCCGGAACAGGCGATGGCCCTCAAGTGGGAGTTCCCAGGGGGCAAGATCGAGGCCGGCGAATCCCCTGAGGCTGCCTTGCGCCGCGAGCTGAATGAAGAACTTGGGATCGAGGCCGTCATCGGCCCACGCATTACCCGCCTGCGCCATAATTACCGCAACGGCGGGGCCGTCGACCTTCAGTTCTTTACCGTCCACGAGTTCAAAGGGGCGCTGGAAAATCGTATTTTCAACGACATGCAGTGGACCCTGCTGCCTCGGCTACCCGAGTTCGACTTTCTCGCCGCAGATTTGTCCTTGATTCAGGACCTTGCCTCCGGGAAGTTGCTTTAG
- a CDS encoding Nramp family divalent metal transporter, translated as MMLLAVLGPGFITANVDNDAGGIFTYSLAGAQYGYKLLWTMIPITLALIVVQEMCARMGAVTGKGLSDLIREEFGLRITFVMMVLLVIVNFGNVIAEFSGIAGSLQLFHMSKYISVPICAALVWALVVLGDYKNVEKIFLVASVFYIAYIIAGVLGRPDWHTALVETVKLPGREVWSDRKYIYMTIGVIGTTITPWMQFYLQSSIVEKGVSVRQYRASRLDVIVGSIFTDIVAWFIVVVCAVTLYTHGMRDIQVPADAAEAMKPVAGDYAFILFAAGLFNASLFAASILPLSTAYTVCEGLGFESGVDKRFGQAPFFYWLYTILIVAGAAVVLIPNFPLVPMTILSQVLNGVLLPIVLIFMLKLINRKELMGTWTNNLWLNLVAWTTAVVVIGLTAVMLWNTIQGLF; from the coding sequence ATGATGCTCTTGGCGGTGCTGGGGCCTGGATTTATCACGGCGAACGTCGACAACGACGCTGGTGGTATTTTTACCTACTCACTGGCAGGGGCACAGTACGGTTACAAGCTGCTGTGGACCATGATCCCCATCACGCTGGCTCTGATTGTGGTGCAAGAGATGTGCGCCCGCATGGGCGCAGTGACCGGCAAGGGGCTTAGCGACCTGATCCGTGAAGAATTCGGGTTGCGGATAACCTTCGTGATGATGGTGCTGCTGGTCATCGTCAACTTCGGCAATGTGATTGCCGAGTTCTCCGGTATCGCCGGCAGTCTCCAGCTTTTCCATATGAGTAAGTACATCAGCGTACCCATCTGCGCGGCGCTGGTATGGGCGCTGGTCGTGCTTGGCGATTACAAGAACGTCGAGAAGATCTTTCTCGTGGCTAGTGTCTTCTACATCGCCTATATCATCGCCGGCGTATTGGGACGCCCGGACTGGCATACGGCGCTGGTCGAGACGGTGAAGCTTCCAGGGCGCGAAGTCTGGAGCGACCGCAAGTACATCTACATGACGATCGGTGTGATCGGCACCACCATTACGCCCTGGATGCAGTTCTATCTGCAGTCGTCGATCGTCGAGAAGGGTGTCTCCGTCAGGCAGTATCGCGCATCGCGTCTGGATGTCATCGTCGGCTCCATCTTTACCGACATCGTGGCCTGGTTCATCGTAGTGGTGTGCGCCGTGACGCTCTACACGCACGGTATGCGCGATATTCAAGTTCCAGCCGACGCCGCGGAAGCAATGAAACCGGTGGCCGGCGACTACGCGTTCATCCTGTTTGCTGCCGGGCTATTCAATGCCAGTCTCTTCGCGGCGTCGATTCTGCCTCTCTCCACGGCCTACACAGTATGCGAGGGACTGGGCTTCGAGAGCGGTGTCGATAAGCGGTTTGGCCAGGCGCCATTCTTCTACTGGCTCTATACGATCCTGATTGTGGCGGGAGCTGCGGTGGTGTTGATTCCCAACTTCCCGCTGGTGCCAATGACGATTCTGTCGCAGGTGCTGAACGGCGTACTGCTGCCAATCGTCCTGATCTTCATGCTCAAGCTCATCAACCGGAAGGAGCTAATGGGCACCTGGACGAACAATCTGTGGCTGAACCTGGTCGCGTGGACAACAGCGGTCGTTGTGATCGGGCTGACCGCTGTGATGCTGTGGAATACGATCCAGGGTTTGTTCTAA
- a CDS encoding CgeB family protein, with the protein MKILYISEFSPGSTAPMRMRALERAGHEVVRMDAKPFWPTNSLLFKIVFRILVGPHVRRLNQEILRVAREIKPDCFWADKVMALQPSTLKKLRSMGITTVSYMIDNPFGPRKDPGWRLYMKDIPYFDLHCTQRDVSIPEYKKRGAGDVVKIQTAYEQTIHFPPPAGWSDKDRNREVSFIGTPYDQRAEVLTELAKAGIPLVISGSERSWKRALAPEIFEKVYREGELKDDAYREGVWRSKVNISFLTKSNQDEFTQKSFEIAGCGGFLLAERSKGHTDRFAEGEEAVFFDGIEEMKQQILRYLNDEPARERIAAAGCRRARESGYDNDSQMRLITDRVAAIHKSSK; encoded by the coding sequence GTGAAGATCTTGTACATCAGCGAATTTTCGCCGGGTAGTACAGCCCCCATGCGTATGCGAGCGCTGGAGCGAGCCGGACATGAAGTGGTGCGCATGGACGCCAAACCGTTCTGGCCTACAAATTCTCTGTTATTCAAGATCGTCTTCCGCATTCTGGTAGGGCCTCATGTTCGCCGTTTGAACCAGGAGATTCTGCGAGTTGCTCGAGAGATCAAGCCCGATTGCTTCTGGGCCGACAAGGTCATGGCTCTGCAACCCTCCACGCTGAAGAAACTGCGTTCGATGGGGATTACCACGGTGAGCTATATGATCGATAACCCATTCGGGCCGCGTAAGGATCCCGGCTGGCGTCTGTACATGAAGGACATTCCATACTTCGATCTTCATTGCACACAGCGCGACGTCAGTATTCCTGAGTACAAAAAGCGTGGAGCCGGGGATGTGGTCAAAATTCAGACAGCCTACGAGCAGACGATTCACTTTCCGCCACCTGCCGGCTGGAGCGATAAAGACCGCAACCGCGAGGTGTCATTTATCGGCACCCCTTACGATCAGCGAGCAGAAGTGCTGACGGAACTTGCAAAGGCCGGCATTCCGCTAGTGATCTCGGGGTCGGAACGCTCGTGGAAGCGGGCACTGGCGCCGGAAATCTTCGAGAAGGTGTACCGCGAAGGGGAACTCAAGGACGACGCCTACCGCGAGGGCGTGTGGCGCTCCAAGGTCAATATCAGCTTTCTCACTAAATCCAACCAGGACGAATTTACGCAGAAGAGCTTTGAGATTGCCGGCTGCGGGGGGTTCCTGCTGGCGGAGCGATCCAAAGGACATACAGACCGCTTTGCCGAAGGGGAAGAGGCCGTCTTCTTTGACGGTATCGAAGAGATGAAACAGCAGATCCTGCGCTACCTGAATGATGAGCCCGCCCGCGAAAGAATCGCTGCTGCCGGCTGCCGCAGGGCAAGAGAGAGCGGATACGACAACGATTCGCAGATGCGCCTGATTACGGACCGTGTTGCGGCGATTCACAAATCCAGCAAGTAA
- a CDS encoding magnesium transporter MgtE N-terminal domain-containing protein, which produces MHTPLHLRTSAAAMIGMPVKNAHGGVLGKVRDLAVDPAKDTNHVAGFVLRRAGKERAPGWVSIESLERTQAGDLRLRPGAEVRPVATDHEYLLLDRDLLDQQIIDVHGHKVVRVNDVDLAWEGENGHAPLRLRIAEVEVGLRGALRRLMKGLPRPLASLSEQAAARIIPWEFVDLIERDPARRVRLKIEQNRLAKMHPADIADILEELAPAEREAIFASLDEEVAAEALEEVDPKLQKALLEGLDSERVAEIVEEMDPGAAADLLAELPDERSEAILEEMEPEEREEVEGLLEFSDRSAAGSMTTDFVSVHLNATVEQAVEALRGFEGDADTVTEVYLVDDDDRLKGVVTLPRLLLASRDTLLQGLAETYIVSSGLHARDKAVAELFDKYNLRSLPVLDDEGKIAGVIHAEQVITQLREE; this is translated from the coding sequence ATGCACACTCCCCTCCATCTCCGGACCAGCGCTGCCGCCATGATCGGCATGCCGGTGAAGAATGCCCATGGGGGCGTTCTTGGAAAGGTGCGGGACCTGGCTGTCGATCCGGCGAAAGACACCAACCACGTTGCGGGTTTTGTCCTGCGCCGCGCCGGAAAAGAACGGGCGCCAGGCTGGGTCTCCATTGAATCTCTGGAGCGGACCCAGGCGGGAGATCTGCGGTTGCGTCCCGGTGCCGAGGTAAGGCCCGTCGCTACCGATCACGAATATCTGCTCCTGGACCGCGATCTGTTGGACCAGCAGATCATTGACGTGCACGGCCACAAAGTCGTCCGCGTGAACGATGTAGATCTCGCGTGGGAGGGGGAGAACGGGCACGCTCCATTGCGGCTGCGCATCGCCGAGGTTGAGGTTGGCCTTCGCGGTGCTCTGCGCCGGCTGATGAAGGGACTGCCGCGGCCTTTGGCCTCGTTAAGTGAGCAAGCGGCTGCGCGGATTATTCCGTGGGAGTTTGTGGATCTGATCGAACGCGATCCCGCGCGCCGGGTTCGCCTGAAGATTGAGCAGAACCGACTTGCCAAGATGCACCCGGCCGATATCGCGGACATCCTCGAAGAGCTTGCCCCGGCAGAGCGCGAAGCTATCTTTGCCAGCCTGGATGAAGAGGTCGCCGCCGAAGCCCTGGAAGAGGTCGATCCGAAGCTGCAGAAGGCCCTGCTGGAGGGTCTGGACTCGGAGCGCGTCGCCGAGATCGTAGAAGAGATGGATCCCGGGGCCGCAGCCGATCTTCTGGCGGAGCTCCCGGACGAGCGTTCCGAAGCGATTCTCGAGGAGATGGAGCCGGAAGAGCGCGAAGAGGTCGAAGGCCTTTTGGAGTTCTCTGACCGCTCCGCTGCCGGCAGCATGACCACAGATTTCGTGAGCGTGCATCTGAACGCGACGGTGGAGCAGGCCGTTGAGGCGCTACGTGGTTTTGAAGGGGATGCCGATACGGTCACCGAGGTGTATCTGGTGGACGATGACGATAGATTGAAGGGAGTGGTGACCCTGCCGCGGCTTTTGCTTGCAAGCCGTGACACTCTGCTGCAGGGGTTAGCCGAAACCTACATTGTCAGCTCCGGTCTGCACGCGCGGGACAAGGCCGTAGCGGAGTTGTTCGATAAGTACAATCTGCGGTCGTTGCCGGTGTTGGATGACGAAGGCAAGATCGCTGGCGTGATTCATGCTGAGCAGGTCATTACTCAGCTTCGGGAAGAGTAG
- a CDS encoding M13 family metallopeptidase yields the protein MRLRFGLAVAMWCGLAGGVFAQSTAAQSTSLKPLQAMPYSPSLNVADMDKSVDPCVDFYQYSCGGWIKSNPIPADQAAWSVYGKLAQDNLQFLWGILVDASKATNRTPSEQKVGDYFGACMDEDSINKRGLAPLKPLLTRIDGLKTREELVAYLPALHHEQVGNFFFGSGSGQDLGDSSQVIAFIAAGGLGLPDRDYYTKTDAKSEETRAKYVAYIAQQLTLAGEPKATAEADAAAIMKIETTLAKASLTRVERRDPYKEYHKMSVEDLGKLTPSIDWNRYFVAQNVPGVKSLNVNQPDFQKALQTELTAEPLPALKAYLRFHAITAAASSLSKDFDEAQFNFYSKYLRGVQQQQPRWKRCTRQVDNMLGEALGQEFVRRTFGPDTKAKTVKMTDEVEQAMAGEIKGLSWMGDATKQRAIEKLHMVRNKIGYPDTWRDYSKLEVKADDYFDNMLRASLFEDQRQWAKVGKPVDKNEWDMTPPTVNAYYNPQMNDINFPAGVLQPPLYDAKLDDAPNYGNTGSTIGHELTHAFDDEGRQFDGAGNLKDWWTKEDAEGFEKQINCLRDQFATYTIVDDIKINSKLTSGEDVADLGGTLIAYIAWKKATENQRLAPVEGFTPDQRFFIGFAQWACENQRPENLRVSAITNPHSPGYARINGIVTNMPEFATAFGCKKGQPMVKEAVCKVW from the coding sequence ATGCGTTTGCGCTTTGGTTTAGCGGTCGCGATGTGGTGTGGCCTGGCAGGTGGTGTCTTTGCGCAATCAACAGCCGCGCAATCGACATCGCTGAAACCCTTGCAGGCGATGCCGTACTCCCCCAGCCTGAATGTGGCCGATATGGATAAGTCGGTCGATCCGTGCGTGGACTTTTACCAGTACTCCTGCGGCGGATGGATAAAGAGCAATCCGATTCCCGCGGATCAGGCCGCGTGGAGCGTCTACGGCAAGCTGGCGCAGGACAATCTCCAGTTTTTGTGGGGCATCCTGGTGGATGCTTCGAAGGCTACCAATCGCACGCCCAGCGAGCAGAAGGTCGGCGATTATTTCGGCGCCTGCATGGATGAAGATTCGATTAACAAGCGCGGCCTGGCCCCTCTAAAGCCTCTGCTAACCCGGATCGACGGCTTGAAGACGCGCGAGGAACTGGTGGCCTATCTTCCGGCGTTGCACCACGAACAGGTGGGGAACTTTTTCTTCGGTTCCGGCTCCGGACAGGATCTCGGCGATTCCTCGCAGGTGATCGCATTTATCGCCGCGGGAGGCCTGGGATTGCCCGACCGCGACTACTACACCAAGACCGATGCCAAGAGCGAAGAGACCCGCGCGAAGTACGTTGCCTACATCGCACAGCAGTTGACCCTCGCCGGAGAACCGAAGGCAACGGCGGAGGCTGACGCCGCCGCGATTATGAAGATCGAGACCACTCTCGCAAAGGCCTCGCTGACCCGCGTCGAACGTCGCGATCCGTACAAGGAGTACCACAAGATGTCGGTCGAGGACTTGGGCAAACTGACGCCGTCGATCGACTGGAATCGCTATTTTGTGGCGCAGAATGTACCCGGAGTGAAGTCGCTGAATGTGAACCAGCCTGACTTCCAGAAAGCGCTGCAGACGGAGCTGACTGCGGAACCGTTGCCGGCGTTGAAGGCGTACCTGCGCTTCCATGCGATTACGGCTGCGGCTTCGTCACTGTCGAAGGATTTCGATGAGGCGCAGTTCAACTTCTATTCGAAGTATCTGCGTGGCGTGCAGCAACAGCAGCCCCGGTGGAAGCGCTGTACGCGCCAGGTAGACAACATGCTGGGCGAGGCCCTCGGGCAGGAGTTCGTCCGCCGTACCTTCGGTCCAGACACCAAGGCAAAGACCGTGAAGATGACCGATGAGGTCGAGCAGGCGATGGCCGGGGAGATCAAAGGACTGAGCTGGATGGGCGATGCCACCAAGCAGCGCGCGATCGAGAAGCTGCATATGGTCCGGAACAAGATCGGGTATCCGGACACGTGGCGCGACTACTCAAAGCTGGAGGTCAAGGCTGATGACTACTTCGACAACATGCTGCGGGCTTCGCTTTTCGAAGACCAGCGCCAGTGGGCCAAGGTGGGTAAACCGGTCGACAAGAACGAGTGGGACATGACGCCGCCGACCGTCAATGCCTATTACAACCCCCAGATGAACGACATCAACTTCCCAGCCGGCGTGCTGCAGCCGCCCTTGTACGATGCCAAGCTCGACGACGCTCCGAACTATGGCAATACAGGATCAACCATCGGCCACGAACTGACGCACGCCTTTGATGATGAAGGCAGGCAGTTTGACGGAGCAGGGAATTTGAAGGACTGGTGGACCAAGGAAGACGCGGAAGGCTTTGAAAAGCAGATCAACTGCCTTCGCGACCAGTTTGCTACCTACACGATCGTAGACGACATCAAGATCAACTCGAAGCTGACCAGCGGCGAAGACGTAGCCGACCTGGGCGGAACGCTGATCGCGTATATTGCCTGGAAGAAGGCGACGGAGAATCAGCGGCTCGCACCGGTGGAAGGATTCACCCCCGACCAGCGGTTCTTTATTGGGTTTGCCCAGTGGGCATGCGAGAACCAGCGGCCGGAGAATCTGCGGGTGAGCGCGATCACCAATCCCCACTCTCCGGGCTATGCGCGTATCAACGGTATCGTGACGAATATGCCCGAATTTGCCACAGCCTTCGGATGCAAAAAGGGCCAGCCGATGGTGAAAGAGGCGGTCTGCAAGGTGTGGTAG
- a CDS encoding ATP-binding protein — protein sequence MADSTTSRASFTLDSTLDTVNRLELEAEQFAQRAGFSEDDIPNIAMAVREAAVNAVLHGNNYSTEKHVSASFETTSSDLVIKITDQGPGLDPDTIPDPLAPENILRGSGRGIFLIRAFMDEVHFRQTHPGTELTLIKHRTPAPAGN from the coding sequence TTGGCCGACTCAACCACAAGCCGCGCCAGTTTCACCCTCGACTCGACGCTCGACACCGTTAACCGGCTCGAGCTGGAAGCTGAGCAATTCGCCCAGCGTGCAGGATTTTCCGAGGACGACATCCCCAACATTGCAATGGCCGTGCGTGAGGCTGCAGTCAATGCTGTGCTTCATGGCAATAACTACAGCACGGAGAAGCATGTAAGCGCGTCCTTTGAAACCACCTCGTCAGATCTGGTCATCAAGATTACGGACCAGGGGCCGGGACTCGATCCTGACACCATTCCCGACCCGCTCGCGCCAGAAAACATCCTGCGCGGCTCCGGACGAGGCATCTTCCTCATCCGCGCTTTTATGGATGAGGTACACTTCCGCCAGACCCATCCTGGGACGGAACTGACCCTGATCAAACATCGCACTCCCGCACCAGCGGGCAATTAA
- a CDS encoding STAS domain-containing protein, whose protein sequence is MSMKVSTRQVDGVTILDLSGRITLGEGSVVLRDAIRDQLAKGNKSVLLNLGDVSYIDSSGIGELVSSFTTVKNSGGELKLLNLTKKVHDLLQITKLYTVFDVKDDEASAVASFTK, encoded by the coding sequence GTGAGCATGAAAGTCAGCACCCGCCAGGTAGACGGCGTCACTATCCTGGATCTGAGCGGCCGCATCACACTCGGAGAAGGCAGCGTCGTGTTGCGCGACGCCATCCGCGACCAGCTCGCTAAGGGCAATAAGAGCGTCCTGCTGAACCTGGGCGACGTCAGCTACATCGACTCCTCGGGCATCGGCGAGCTCGTCAGCTCCTTCACCACCGTCAAGAACTCCGGTGGCGAGCTGAAACTGCTGAATCTGACCAAGAAAGTCCACGACCTGCTCCAGATCACGAAGCTCTACACCGTCTTCGACGTCAAGGACGATGAAGCTTCGGCCGTCGCTTCGTTCACGAAGTAA